The Primulina tabacum isolate GXHZ01 chromosome 16, ASM2559414v2, whole genome shotgun sequence genome window below encodes:
- the LOC142530103 gene encoding ASI1-immunoprecipitated protein 1-like, whose translation MDAEENYASFLEKVKRTIYIDNMSPAATDSVVKAAFNQFGNVLSVHFIPNYLDPKNVPQAALVEMETPKQAEDIIAEMEVYPFMILGMPRPVRARPAKLEMFGDRPRKPGRRILCQWINSKNPDFEVAQKIKNLVKTHAAEASFLLMEQLKEEEKLAAQQNETLKANYRKFELIDGVNEDGTAKQLAHYYNMRTSDS comes from the exons ATGGATGCCGAAGAAAATTATGCTTCCTTCTTGGAAAAGGTGAAAAGGACTATATACATTGATAACATGTCACCAGCAGCAACCGACTCTGTCGTCAAAGCTGCTTTTAATCAGTTTGGTAATGTTTTAAGTGTTCATTTCATTCCAAACTACCTCGACCCCAAGAATGTTCCACAAGCTGCATTAGTGGAAATGGAAACTCCAAAACAGGCTGAAGATATCATAGCGGAGATGGAAGTTTACCCTTTCATGATATTGGGAATGCCAAGGCCGGTTAGAGCGCGGCCTGCTAAATTGGAGATGTTTGGTGATCGTCCGAGAAAACCGGGAAGGAGAATACTATGTCAGTGGATAAATTCTAAAAATCCTGATTTTGAGGTTGCTCAGAAAATCAAGAATCTTGTAAAGACTCATGCTGCAGAAGCATCATTCTTGCTGATG GAACAACTGAAAGAGGAAGAGAAGCTCGCAGCCCAACAGAATGAAACCTTGAAAGCAAATTATAGGAAGTTTGAATTGATAGATGGCGTCAATGAAGATGGAACAGCTAAACAATTGGCTCATTATTATAACATGCGTACTTCAGATTCTTGA